The proteins below are encoded in one region of Mycobacterium botniense:
- a CDS encoding YbhB/YbcL family Raf kinase inhibitor-like protein, translating into MTTASPSPAAFGLSSPAFADNSQIPIDYSCKGRNVSPPLRWENVPTGTQSLALVVDDPDAPAGLYVHWVVTGITPSTTEIAEGALPEGAVVSLNSGGKAQYFGPCPPAGTGVHHYRFQLYALGKPVTVAPTTPAGEATATIAEAATAVARTIGVFSS; encoded by the coding sequence ATGACCACGGCATCGCCGTCGCCGGCCGCCTTCGGGTTGAGCAGCCCCGCATTCGCCGACAATTCACAAATTCCGATCGACTACTCATGCAAGGGCCGCAACGTTTCTCCGCCGCTGCGCTGGGAGAACGTTCCCACTGGCACCCAATCGCTGGCATTGGTCGTCGACGACCCCGACGCCCCTGCCGGGCTTTATGTCCACTGGGTGGTCACCGGCATCACGCCGTCAACCACCGAAATCGCCGAAGGCGCGCTCCCAGAAGGAGCCGTGGTCAGCCTCAACTCGGGCGGCAAAGCGCAGTATTTCGGGCCCTGCCCACCGGCCGGCACGGGTGTCCATCACTACCGCTTCCAGCTGTACGCGCTGGGTAAACCCGTCACAGTGGCGCCGACGACACCGGCCGGAGAAGCGACCGCAACGATCGCTGAGGCCGCCACCGCCGTCGCCCGAACCATCGGCGTGTTCAGCAGCTGA
- the fdxA gene encoding ferredoxin, protein MTYTIAEPCVDIKDKACIEECPVDCIYEGVRMLYIHPDECVDCGACEPVCPVEAIFYEDDVPEQWSHYTQINADFFAELGSPGGAAKVGMTENDPQVVKDLPPQGESA, encoded by the coding sequence GTGACGTACACGATCGCCGAACCCTGTGTCGACATCAAGGACAAGGCCTGCATTGAGGAGTGCCCGGTCGACTGCATCTACGAGGGTGTTCGGATGCTCTACATCCACCCCGACGAATGTGTTGACTGCGGGGCCTGCGAGCCGGTCTGCCCCGTCGAAGCGATCTTCTACGAAGATGATGTGCCCGAACAGTGGAGTCACTACACGCAGATCAACGCCGACTTTTTCGCCGAACTCGGTTCGCCGGGCGGTGCAGCGAAGGTCGGCATGACCGAGAACGATCCGCAAGTGGTCAAGGATCTGCCCCCGCAGGGCGAGAGCGCCTGA
- the dapC gene encoding succinyldiaminopimelate transaminase, translating to MSAALPIFPWDTLADARVVAEAHPDGIVDLSIGTPVDPVAPLIREALADASAAPGYPTTAGTAELRRSIVAALGRRHGVTGVTEAAVLPVIGTKELIAWLPTLLGLGAKDLVVVPELAYPTYEVGARLAGTQVARADSLTQLGPQSPALVYLNSPSNPTGRVLGVDHLRKVVGWARERGVLVVSDECYLGLGWDVQPLSVLHPAVCGEDHTGLLAVHSLSKTSSLAGYRAGFAAGDPSVIAELLAVRRHAGMMVPTPVQAAMVAALGDDAHQQEQRDRYARRRNALLPAIRSAGFAVDHSEAGLYLWATRGESCRDSVAWLAERGILVAPGEVYGAGGARHVRIALTATDERIAAAVARLRASGHEQPEAGLPRCSTQS from the coding sequence ATGTCGGCGGCTTTGCCGATCTTTCCGTGGGACACCCTGGCCGACGCAAGGGTCGTCGCCGAGGCCCATCCCGACGGCATCGTCGATTTGTCCATCGGCACACCGGTCGACCCTGTCGCGCCGCTGATCCGGGAAGCGCTTGCCGACGCGAGTGCGGCGCCCGGATACCCCACCACCGCCGGCACCGCGGAGCTTCGCCGCTCCATTGTGGCGGCGCTTGGGCGCCGTCACGGTGTCACCGGCGTCACCGAGGCCGCCGTGCTGCCCGTCATCGGTACCAAAGAACTCATCGCATGGTTGCCAACGTTGCTCGGCCTGGGGGCGAAGGATCTGGTCGTAGTGCCCGAACTGGCGTATCCGACGTACGAAGTGGGTGCCCGGCTGGCCGGGACGCAGGTGGCACGGGCGGACTCGCTGACCCAGCTGGGTCCGCAGTCTCCGGCCCTGGTGTACCTGAACTCGCCGAGCAATCCGACCGGGCGGGTGCTTGGTGTCGATCACTTGCGCAAGGTGGTGGGCTGGGCACGTGAACGGGGCGTGCTGGTGGTATCCGATGAGTGCTACCTGGGCCTGGGGTGGGATGTGCAGCCGTTGTCGGTGCTGCACCCCGCGGTGTGTGGCGAAGACCACACCGGTCTGCTTGCGGTGCATTCGCTGTCGAAGACCTCGTCACTGGCCGGCTACCGGGCCGGTTTCGCCGCCGGCGATCCCAGCGTGATCGCCGAACTGCTGGCGGTGCGCAGACACGCGGGAATGATGGTGCCGACGCCGGTACAGGCGGCCATGGTCGCAGCCCTCGGCGATGACGCTCATCAACAGGAGCAGCGGGATCGCTACGCGCGCCGGCGGAACGCCCTGTTGCCTGCGATCCGGTCGGCCGGATTCGCCGTCGACCATTCCGAAGCCGGGTTGTATCTGTGGGCCACCCGCGGCGAGTCGTGTCGCGACAGCGTTGCCTGGCTGGCGGAGCGCGGCATCTTGGTGGCGCCGGGCGAAGTCTATGGCGCCGGCGGTGCGCGGCACGTGCGTATCGCGCTCACAGCGACCGACGAGCGGATCGCGGCCGCCGTGGCGCGGCTGCGGGCGAGCGGACACGAGCAGCCTGAGGCTGGACTACCTCGCTGTTCGACGCAATCGTGA
- a CDS encoding APC family permease, with product MTSSAGRAVIPISVGDAFKRVFLGKPLISEQLKSEKLSNPVALGALSPDAISSTAYGPEQILIELLPHAGLAAFVLILPITGVLLLILALVTASYRQVVMAYTRAGGSYIVARENFGPRVAQIAAAALLIDYVVTVAVQAAAGTVAVASAIRPLGPYSLEITVAVVILICYANLRGLREAGMPFAVATYSFVVMIGLTIVVGIIREIFWGLPACDPEHIVGAVPVHHGSGLVMGATVLVLLRAFANGGSSLTGVEAISNTVTVFRKPQGVNARRVLTVMACILGFLLAGVAYLAHVTRATPYVDEYPSVLSQVARAVFGQGVAGQTLYLLVQASSAAILYTGANTSFNGFPALANFVAEDRFLPRQLMKRGHRLVFSNGIITLATLSVVLLVVTGGSVNALVPFYAIGVFTGFSMAGYGMTRHHLRYREPGWRHRLVINFSAAILSTIVVGIFAVAKFTEGAWLVVVVFPLLVFVLIRLNREYRAEAAILEAFRTDRPEVVKYARHRVFVFVNSVDLAVLEALRYGKGLRADELTAVHFMVDAAHAAQLRNRWDHFDLDTPLRVVDCPDRRITRAAQVLVATAAKQHPDTNVTVLLPRRTYAPLLGRLLHDRTADKIARAISRIPDAAATIVPYDVQSRIKEAFPEGLEHRIAREIDRLWARISRDDQRDIEAYAHPERTSAVIPVQSLIPGQQATVEGRVSQVEDITKRRRTFRWIVIGDDSGDLRVMFHPGHGANIQPGQLLRITGKVRQSGNQPICMVDPTYRIVEEAQEAQ from the coding sequence ATGACATCATCGGCGGGACGGGCGGTGATCCCGATCTCGGTCGGAGACGCTTTCAAGCGTGTCTTCCTGGGAAAGCCCCTGATCAGCGAGCAGCTGAAATCCGAGAAATTATCGAATCCAGTTGCACTGGGCGCGCTTTCACCCGATGCGATCTCGTCGACCGCCTACGGGCCGGAGCAGATCTTGATCGAACTGCTTCCGCATGCGGGGCTGGCTGCGTTCGTGTTGATACTTCCTATCACCGGCGTCCTGTTGCTGATCTTGGCATTGGTCACCGCATCGTATCGGCAGGTCGTCATGGCCTACACCAGAGCGGGCGGCTCCTATATCGTGGCGCGGGAGAATTTCGGGCCCAGGGTAGCCCAGATCGCCGCCGCGGCATTGCTGATCGACTACGTGGTCACCGTGGCGGTGCAGGCGGCGGCGGGTACGGTAGCAGTTGCGTCGGCGATTCGCCCACTGGGTCCCTACAGCCTGGAAATCACTGTCGCCGTGGTGATTCTCATCTGTTACGCAAACCTGCGCGGATTGCGGGAAGCCGGGATGCCGTTCGCGGTGGCCACCTACTCGTTTGTGGTCATGATCGGCTTGACCATCGTCGTCGGGATCATCCGCGAAATCTTTTGGGGTTTACCGGCATGCGATCCTGAGCACATCGTCGGGGCGGTGCCGGTTCATCACGGCAGCGGGCTGGTGATGGGCGCGACGGTCTTGGTGTTGCTGCGCGCGTTCGCCAACGGCGGTTCTTCGTTGACCGGTGTCGAAGCGATTTCCAACACGGTCACTGTCTTTCGGAAACCGCAGGGAGTCAACGCTCGTCGGGTTCTCACCGTGATGGCCTGTATTTTGGGGTTTTTGTTGGCGGGTGTCGCCTACCTCGCCCACGTCACCCGCGCCACGCCCTATGTCGACGAATACCCGTCGGTGCTGTCGCAGGTAGCCCGCGCGGTTTTCGGCCAAGGTGTGGCCGGCCAGACGCTGTACTTGCTGGTTCAGGCCTCCAGCGCCGCCATCTTGTACACGGGCGCGAATACCAGTTTCAACGGATTCCCGGCATTGGCGAATTTCGTTGCTGAAGACCGCTTTTTGCCGCGCCAACTCATGAAGCGCGGCCACCGTCTAGTATTTTCGAACGGCATTATCACCCTAGCCACGTTGTCGGTGGTGTTGCTGGTGGTGACCGGCGGCTCGGTCAACGCGCTAGTGCCGTTCTACGCCATCGGTGTGTTCACCGGATTTTCGATGGCCGGCTACGGCATGACCAGACACCACCTCAGGTATCGCGAACCGGGTTGGCGGCACCGGCTGGTGATCAACTTCTCCGCGGCGATCTTGTCCACGATCGTGGTGGGAATCTTCGCCGTGGCGAAGTTCACCGAAGGCGCCTGGCTGGTTGTGGTCGTCTTTCCGCTGCTGGTGTTCGTGTTGATCCGGCTGAACCGGGAATACCGTGCTGAGGCGGCTATTTTGGAGGCGTTCCGCACGGACCGACCGGAGGTCGTCAAATACGCCCGGCATCGGGTCTTCGTCTTCGTGAATTCGGTGGATCTGGCTGTGCTGGAGGCCCTGCGCTACGGGAAGGGGTTGCGGGCCGACGAGTTGACCGCGGTGCATTTCATGGTTGATGCCGCTCATGCGGCGCAGTTGCGAAACCGCTGGGACCACTTCGACCTCGACACTCCGCTGCGCGTGGTGGACTGCCCCGATCGACGGATCACCCGGGCTGCTCAAGTGCTGGTCGCAACAGCGGCCAAGCAGCATCCTGACACCAACGTGACCGTGCTGTTGCCTCGCCGAACATACGCCCCCCTGCTGGGACGTCTGTTGCATGACCGCACCGCGGACAAGATCGCGCGCGCCATCAGCCGGATCCCGGACGCCGCAGCGACGATTGTGCCCTACGACGTGCAATCCCGGATCAAGGAAGCGTTCCCCGAAGGCTTGGAGCACCGGATCGCGCGGGAGATCGATAGGCTGTGGGCGCGGATCTCCCGCGATGACCAGCGGGACATCGAAGCCTATGCACACCCGGAGCGGACGTCGGCGGTGATCCCGGTGCAAAGCCTCATTCCCGGGCAGCAGGCCACCGTCGAAGGACGGGTCAGCCAAGTCGAAGACATCACCAAACGGCGGCGAACGTTTCGATGGATTGTCATCGGCGATGACAGCGGAGACCTGCGCGTCATGTTCCACCCCGGCCACGGCGCCAATATCCAGCCCGGCCAGCTGCTGCGGATCACCGGAAAGGTACGCCAAAGCGGTAACCAGCCCATCTGCATGGTGGATCCCACTTACCGGATTGTCGAAGAAGCCCAAGAAGCGCAATAG
- a CDS encoding pseudouridine-5'-phosphate glycosidase, translating to MRIHPEVADALTARRPVVALESAIISHGLPRPDNLRIAREIEAAVRSGGAVPATIAIVGGEPHIGLDDTSLQRIAESDTVVKVSVRDAAVLAARGGDGATTVASTAHFAAAAGITVLATGGLGGVHRGARDSWDESADLMTLSRTGVLVVCAGVKSILDVAATLERLETLNIAVIGYRTDWFPGFYLADSGHRVGWRVDTPEQAADVLRARRRLGTDGYGLVLANPIAAEDEMDRTLHDQVLAAGLAAAEASGVRGKDLTPFLLDFFHRETRGASVAANIALVLSNARLAAEVAVADAAGG from the coding sequence GTGCGTATCCATCCCGAGGTCGCGGATGCGCTGACGGCGCGGCGGCCGGTCGTCGCACTGGAAAGCGCCATTATCAGCCATGGCCTGCCGCGTCCGGACAACCTGCGCATCGCCCGCGAGATCGAGGCGGCAGTGCGTTCCGGCGGTGCCGTGCCGGCCACCATCGCGATTGTCGGCGGTGAGCCGCACATCGGCCTGGACGACACGTCGCTGCAGCGTATCGCCGAGAGCGACACGGTGGTGAAGGTCAGTGTCCGGGATGCCGCGGTGCTCGCGGCCCGGGGTGGTGACGGCGCGACGACGGTCGCCTCGACCGCGCATTTCGCGGCGGCAGCGGGGATCACAGTGCTCGCCACCGGCGGGCTGGGCGGTGTGCACCGGGGGGCGCGTGACAGCTGGGACGAGTCCGCGGACCTCATGACCCTATCGCGCACCGGCGTTTTGGTGGTATGTGCCGGAGTCAAGTCGATTCTCGATGTCGCGGCTACCCTGGAACGGCTGGAGACGCTCAACATCGCGGTGATCGGTTACCGCACCGACTGGTTCCCCGGCTTCTACCTCGCCGACTCCGGCCACCGGGTCGGCTGGCGGGTGGATACGCCCGAACAGGCCGCCGACGTGCTCCGCGCCCGACGCCGGCTGGGCACCGACGGGTACGGGCTGGTACTGGCCAACCCGATCGCCGCTGAGGACGAGATGGACCGCACGCTGCACGACCAGGTGCTCGCCGCCGGCCTGGCCGCCGCCGAGGCGAGCGGTGTGCGCGGCAAGGATCTCACGCCGTTTTTACTTGACTTCTTCCACCGCGAGACGCGCGGCGCGTCAGTCGCCGCCAACATCGCACTGGTGCTGTCCAATGCCCGGCTGGCGGCGGAGGTCGCCGTCGCCGACGCCGCCGGCGGGTGA
- a CDS encoding alpha/beta hydrolase fold domain-containing protein → MVRCVDQRVVAQCAKPRKGTIVTKLAAVLGSLAGLIFTANGYRPLSSRGYPSLYAFVFGVFASELPLPILGAQLAALAAVTRRLSPRVRRFSWLVSGISWLGMLGLHRIGSRADEPLAAALDAGLGTHRRTDSAGLWKRPAGPGTAKSPGVIRMLRVYRDYVHDADISYGEYGSRNHLDIWRRPDLERRGRAPVLLQVPGGGWTLGSKRGQAHPLMSHLTELGWICVSINYRLSPRSTWPDHIVDVKRAISWVKEHIAEYGGDPDWIAITGGSAGGHLCALAALTPNDPQFQPGFEDADTRVRAAVPFYGVYDFTRTSIHPLMAPMLGKYVFKLSRTETSDAFRAASPITHVSADAPPFFVLHGRNDSLIPVQQARSFTARLREVSRRPVVYAELPFAQHAFDIFGSARAAHAAVAVEQFLADVYASDHAAADVTSLSSPAR, encoded by the coding sequence ATGGTTAGATGCGTTGACCAGCGGGTCGTTGCGCAATGTGCGAAGCCGAGGAAAGGGACGATCGTGACGAAGCTGGCAGCAGTGCTGGGCTCGCTGGCCGGGTTGATCTTCACTGCCAATGGTTACCGGCCGCTGTCCAGCCGCGGGTACCCCTCGTTATATGCGTTCGTCTTCGGGGTTTTCGCCTCGGAGCTTCCGCTGCCCATTCTGGGCGCTCAGCTGGCGGCACTGGCCGCGGTGACGCGCCGGCTGTCGCCGCGGGTGCGCCGGTTCAGCTGGCTGGTGTCCGGTATCTCGTGGTTGGGGATGCTCGGGCTGCACCGTATCGGCAGTCGTGCCGATGAGCCACTCGCCGCCGCGCTGGATGCCGGGCTGGGCACGCACCGTCGCACCGACTCCGCGGGTCTGTGGAAGCGACCGGCGGGGCCGGGCACCGCTAAGTCACCCGGTGTGATCCGGATGCTCCGGGTTTACCGCGATTATGTCCACGATGCCGACATCAGCTATGGCGAATACGGCTCGCGCAACCATCTCGACATCTGGCGGCGCCCCGACCTCGAGCGTCGCGGCCGGGCGCCGGTGCTGCTGCAGGTGCCCGGCGGTGGCTGGACGCTGGGGAGCAAACGCGGACAAGCGCATCCGTTGATGAGCCACTTAACCGAACTGGGTTGGATATGTGTCTCGATCAACTATCGGCTCAGCCCGCGCTCGACCTGGCCCGACCACATCGTCGACGTCAAGCGCGCGATCAGCTGGGTTAAGGAGCATATCGCCGAATACGGCGGCGACCCGGACTGGATCGCGATCACCGGCGGCTCGGCGGGCGGCCACCTGTGTGCATTGGCCGCGCTTACCCCCAATGACCCTCAGTTTCAACCGGGTTTCGAAGACGCCGACACCCGGGTTCGGGCCGCGGTGCCGTTCTACGGCGTCTACGACTTCACCCGTACGTCGATACATCCGCTGATGGCACCCATGCTGGGTAAGTACGTGTTCAAGCTGAGCCGCACCGAGACGTCGGACGCCTTCCGCGCCGCCTCACCGATCACTCATGTATCTGCCGACGCGCCACCCTTTTTCGTGCTGCACGGCCGCAACGACTCCCTGATCCCGGTGCAGCAGGCACGCAGCTTCACGGCGCGGCTGCGCGAGGTGAGCCGCCGGCCCGTGGTCTACGCCGAGCTGCCGTTCGCCCAGCACGCCTTCGACATCTTCGGTTCAGCGCGGGCGGCGCACGCGGCAGTGGCCGTCGAACAGTTCCTCGCCGACGTCTATGCGTCGGATCACGCGGCCGCGGACGTGACCAGCTTGTCCAGCCCGGCGCGGTAG
- a CDS encoding lipase family protein, producing MSFNPRFTRDTVLPMAEAAYAVFTTPAAEPALPAGYRKTALLQADVGVLDAITGLPDSARSLVERLTGAGPVFGLIANSRAARTVFVAFRGTLTAAEWLDDFDAFAGDYRPVAGFGHVHLGWMALYATIRDSLASNLATACAGCNHIVVTGHSLGAALAVLAAPDIFTNMPPNLEPALTTFGGPRTGLHDFAMSFNMTIDSCYRVVNLFDVVPHVPLPLPGLPYEHVGVEIAVDSGGPIDPVDRHRLAAYRAGLDKLVTSAAA from the coding sequence ATGAGTTTCAACCCGCGATTCACCCGTGACACCGTGTTGCCCATGGCTGAGGCCGCCTACGCAGTGTTCACCACCCCTGCTGCCGAGCCGGCTCTCCCCGCCGGTTACCGCAAAACCGCCCTCCTCCAAGCCGATGTCGGCGTCCTGGACGCGATCACCGGCCTACCCGACAGTGCGCGGTCGCTTGTCGAACGGCTCACCGGCGCAGGCCCGGTATTCGGTTTGATCGCGAACAGCCGAGCGGCCAGGACGGTGTTCGTCGCGTTCCGCGGAACACTCACCGCAGCGGAATGGCTGGACGACTTCGACGCATTCGCCGGCGATTATCGGCCCGTCGCCGGCTTCGGGCATGTACACCTCGGCTGGATGGCCCTTTACGCGACGATACGGGACAGCCTCGCGTCGAATCTCGCGACCGCATGCGCCGGGTGCAATCACATCGTCGTCACCGGCCATAGCCTGGGCGCCGCGCTGGCGGTGCTCGCCGCGCCCGACATTTTCACAAACATGCCGCCGAATCTGGAACCCGCGCTGACCACGTTCGGCGGACCGCGCACCGGGCTGCACGACTTCGCCATGTCCTTCAACATGACCATCGACAGCTGCTACCGCGTCGTCAACCTCTTCGACGTGGTCCCTCATGTCCCGCTGCCGCTTCCCGGACTGCCCTACGAGCACGTCGGCGTCGAAATCGCGGTCGACTCCGGCGGCCCGATCGACCCGGTCGACCGGCACCGCCTCGCGGCCTACCGCGCCGGGCTGGACAAGCTGGTCACGTCCGCGGCCGCGTGA
- the mddA gene encoding methanethiol S-methyltransferase has product MSRFLVIGYAVMCYVMFVAAFIYAIGFVGDFGVPRSVDSAAVAPAGQAVAIDMVLLSVFAIQHSVMARPAFKRWWTHYVAPPIERSTYVLVTNLVLFLLFWQWRSIPAVVWNVTAPAGRLGLWVLFWLGWLMALASTFMISHFDLFGLRQAYLAGRGKPHANIGFRSRLLYRLVRHPIMLGFVIAFWATPKLTAGHLLFAVATTGYIVIAVQLEEHDLVAGLGDEYRDYRRRVPMLLPWPRKHLGSGTPEHGSRAL; this is encoded by the coding sequence ATGAGCCGCTTCCTGGTAATCGGCTACGCCGTGATGTGTTACGTGATGTTTGTCGCCGCCTTCATTTACGCGATCGGGTTCGTCGGCGACTTTGGGGTGCCGCGCAGTGTCGACTCCGCCGCGGTGGCCCCGGCGGGACAGGCGGTCGCGATCGACATGGTGCTGCTTTCGGTGTTCGCCATCCAGCACAGCGTGATGGCCCGCCCGGCGTTCAAACGATGGTGGACGCATTACGTGGCGCCGCCGATCGAACGCAGCACCTATGTGTTGGTGACGAATCTCGTGCTGTTCCTGCTGTTTTGGCAGTGGAGGTCCATTCCCGCTGTGGTGTGGAACGTGACAGCACCAGCCGGCAGGCTCGGACTGTGGGTGCTGTTCTGGCTGGGCTGGCTGATGGCGCTGGCGTCGACATTCATGATCAGCCATTTCGACCTGTTCGGGCTCAGGCAGGCGTACCTGGCTGGGCGTGGGAAACCACACGCAAACATCGGATTTCGCTCCCGTCTGCTGTACCGGCTGGTGCGGCATCCGATCATGCTGGGCTTTGTCATCGCGTTTTGGGCGACACCGAAACTGACCGCCGGGCACCTGCTGTTCGCCGTCGCCACCACCGGGTACATCGTCATCGCCGTGCAGCTGGAGGAACACGACCTGGTGGCCGGGCTCGGCGATGAATACCGCGACTACCGCCGCCGTGTGCCGATGTTGTTGCCCTGGCCGCGAAAACATCTCGGCTCAGGCACGCCTGAGCACGGGAGTCGCGCCCTTTAG
- a CDS encoding PucR family transcriptional regulator has translation MRAAGVGLGQLLLALDTTMVSLIDAPRGLDLPVGSAALIDSDDVRWGLAAGADSADVFFLLGVSDDEALRWIGEQPSGWTPVAIFVKKPSDELVATAVAAGSAVVAVDPRARWERLYRLVNHVFEHHRADPLYDSGADLFSLAQSLADRIHGMVSIEDDRSHVLAYSASNEEADELRRSSILGRAGPPEHLEWIGKWGIFDALRAGNEVVRVAERPELGLRPRLAVGIHLPPVDTRRASVFAGTIWVQQGSRPLAEDAEQMLRGAAVLAARIMGRLAARPSSHALRVQQLLGLREMDSADTVAVIARELGIVADADAAVIGFDSIGRDRQPSDVLALSASAFRHDAQVVSKGSRVYVLLPQATNTRAVTSWIRGTIAALRSELGLELRAVIAAPVTGLAGAAAARAEVDRVLDSAERHPVSIAQVTSLAEARTTVLLDEIVTLVSADERLIDPRVRELRARDPVLAETLRAYLDSFGDISAAATRLHVHPNTVRYRVRRIERILSVSLADPDVRLLLSLGLRATEG, from the coding sequence ATGCGGGCCGCTGGCGTCGGGCTGGGTCAGTTGCTGCTCGCGCTGGACACCACGATGGTCAGCCTCATCGACGCCCCGCGTGGCCTGGACCTGCCGGTGGGGTCGGCGGCGTTGATCGATTCCGACGATGTACGGTGGGGTCTGGCTGCGGGAGCGGACTCTGCCGACGTGTTCTTCTTGCTCGGTGTGAGCGACGACGAGGCGCTGCGCTGGATCGGCGAGCAGCCCAGCGGGTGGACACCGGTGGCCATCTTCGTCAAAAAGCCCTCCGATGAACTGGTGGCCACGGCGGTCGCCGCAGGGTCGGCGGTGGTGGCGGTGGACCCGCGAGCCCGCTGGGAGCGGCTGTATCGATTGGTCAACCACGTCTTCGAGCATCACCGTGCCGATCCGCTGTACGACTCCGGCGCCGATCTGTTCAGCCTGGCGCAATCACTGGCCGACCGCATCCACGGGATGGTCAGCATCGAAGACGACCGCTCGCACGTGCTGGCCTATTCGGCCTCCAACGAGGAGGCCGACGAACTGCGGCGGTCGTCCATCCTGGGCCGGGCCGGCCCGCCTGAGCATCTGGAATGGATCGGCAAGTGGGGCATCTTCGATGCGCTGCGGGCCGGCAACGAGGTCGTCCGCGTCGCGGAACGCCCGGAACTGGGGCTGCGGCCGCGGCTGGCGGTCGGTATCCATCTGCCTCCGGTCGACACCCGCCGAGCGTCGGTGTTTGCCGGCACTATCTGGGTTCAGCAGGGTTCTCGACCGCTGGCTGAGGATGCCGAGCAGATGCTGCGCGGGGCTGCGGTGCTGGCGGCGCGCATCATGGGGCGGCTGGCGGCCCGGCCCTCCTCCCATGCGTTGCGGGTGCAGCAACTTCTAGGCCTGCGCGAGATGGACAGCGCTGACACCGTCGCCGTCATCGCCCGCGAACTCGGCATCGTGGCCGACGCCGACGCCGCAGTCATCGGCTTCGACAGCATCGGCCGTGACCGGCAGCCGTCCGACGTCTTAGCATTGAGTGCCAGTGCTTTTCGCCATGATGCTCAAGTCGTCTCGAAAGGCTCACGGGTATATGTGCTGCTACCGCAGGCCACGAACACCCGCGCTGTCACCTCCTGGATTCGGGGGACGATCGCCGCACTGCGCAGCGAGCTGGGACTCGAGCTGCGCGCCGTCATCGCCGCCCCGGTGACCGGTTTGGCCGGGGCAGCCGCCGCGCGCGCCGAAGTGGACCGGGTGCTCGACAGCGCTGAGCGCCACCCGGTTTCCATCGCCCAGGTGACGTCGCTGGCCGAAGCGCGCACCACCGTGCTGCTCGACGAAATCGTGACCCTGGTCAGCGCCGACGAGCGACTGATCGACCCGCGGGTACGGGAGCTGCGGGCGCGTGACCCGGTGCTGGCCGAGACGCTGCGCGCGTACCTGGACAGCTTCGGGGATATCAGCGCCGCAGCGACCCGGCTACACGTCCACCCCAACACCGTGCGCTACCGGGTACGCCGAATCGAGAGAATACTGTCTGTGTCGCTGGCCGATCCCGATGTGCGACTGCTGCTTTCGCTGGGTCTGCGGGCGACCGAGGGCTGA